A window of Companilactobacillus allii genomic DNA:
CTACTTTTGATCAGCTTTTTCTTCATCATCATAAAAATCAAACGCATGTAGATGAAATCTCTAAACCAAAATGACAATGTTATATGCCATCTATTCCAGAAGTCTTTGATATTAACTGATTGGAATGGACGCTTAAAGTTCATAGGTGTCTTCACACCCATAAAATTACTTATTGCTACCGCAAATAATGAATATCCCGCAAAATCGAAGAACAAATACATACTGTAACAATACATATATGCGACTAATGCCCATGAAATACCTAATGGACGCTGGTGTGCATACGATAATGCCAAAATAGAAATTTTAGGTAATAGTATCGTTCCGAAGAAATAACCCAAAATGAACTTGTAAGCAAATCCCAGCATTAACTTATCGACTGCACTTTTTAATAGTTTTAAATATTCATCACGACTAGGAACATTCAAAACATCCTTTTGAAATCTGCGGAAACGGTCAATTGGACCAGAAGTAATTGTTGGGAAGAATAGTATGAATCTTACAAACTCTGTCGGTTTAATATGTTTGATTGTGCCATCTCTGATCTCCATTATTATTTCAACTGATTTGAAAGTTAAATAACTTATCCCCATAAATGCAAACAGAGAAATGGTCGCATTCTTTAATAGTGGATCAAGTTTAACAAAGACCAGTGGAACAATCGCCAATACTACCGAGAAGGTAAATACCCAGAAATTGTTATGTTTCTTTCTATATCTGAGATATGAGAATATTACAATCATTTCAAAGAACACGTATGCAATTAAGGAAAGTCCTTGTGATGCATTACCTCCAAAAAATGCAGTGCCCAAAATGACTATGGTTGCGAAAAAGTCATAAATCCTAAAACGTTTGCCGTATAGTAAACCGATGATTATTGGAAGTAATAAAATTAATAGATAAATAAAATAACGCGGTGAGCTGTAAGGCGTAATATTATGCATTAATCTCGCCTATAAGTGCCTTTCTATCAATCTTTCCATTCTTACTAATCGGCAGTTGTTCTACAAACTTCAAAACATTTGGAATCATATAATCCATTGTTGTTGTCTTTAATTCATCTTTAATATCAGAGTTCAACTTTTGAGAATCTGTTTTCTTAAATTTATCTTCCAAAACAATATGTGCAATCATTTTACTAACTTGCTTATCGTTGTTATATAAGGGAACTGTGCATGATTGTTTAACTTGATTCAAATTACCAAGCATCGAATCGACTTCTTCTAATTCAATTCTGTAACCATGCATCTTAATTTGAAAATCCGTTCTACCTTTGTAAAATAACAATCCATCAGGTCCTTCACTGACCATGTCGCCAGTATGGTAATAAGTTTTACCATTGATCTGTTCAAAGGCTTTTTTATTTTGTGCTGGATTATTTAGATAACCTTTTGTTACGTCAGGACCACTTATTAGTAGTTCTCCAGTTAGATATCCTTGATCATCTTTTTCAAAATTATAAATAATGTGGCTCATATTAGATTTTAAATAACCAATTGGTAAACGGTCATACTTAGCTAATATTTCTTGATCAATTAAGATTGAAGTCATAGCTACTGTACTTTCTGTCGGACCATAGGTGTTGTAGAGTTTTGCTTTTGGGAATCTCTTTAGCAGCTTCATTGCCGTTGCATGAGTTAACTCTTCACCACAGAAAATGAACTTCTTCAAATGCGGCATTTTGTCTCCCTTGAAGTCTTTAAACAACAAGCACATTTCAAAGAATGACGGTGTAGAGATCCAAGTATCAAAATCAGCGTTAAGAATGCCTTCTTGAAGTTTTCCAAAATTCCTTGTTGTAGCTTTGTCTAGCACTGTCAGTGTTGACCCATTAGTCAGTCCTGGATAAATATCAAAAACTGAAAGATCAAATGAAAATGGGGCTTGTAACATCAAGTTGGTCTCTTGAGAATAATCAAACTTAGTATCGACCCAATTAATAAAGTCGAGTAAATTATTAGTACTGATCTGAACACCCTTAGGTGCACCAGT
This region includes:
- the dltB gene encoding D-alanyl-lipoteichoic acid biosynthesis protein DltB; the protein is MHNITPYSSPRYFIYLLILLLPIIIGLLYGKRFRIYDFFATIVILGTAFFGGNASQGLSLIAYVFFEMIVIFSYLRYRKKHNNFWVFTFSVVLAIVPLVFVKLDPLLKNATISLFAFMGISYLTFKSVEIIMEIRDGTIKHIKPTEFVRFILFFPTITSGPIDRFRRFQKDVLNVPSRDEYLKLLKSAVDKLMLGFAYKFILGYFFGTILLPKISILALSYAHQRPLGISWALVAYMYCYSMYLFFDFAGYSLFAVAISNFMGVKTPMNFKRPFQSVNIKDFWNRWHITLSFWFRDFIYMRLIFMMMKKKLIKSRVTMANVGYVVLFLIMGFWHGETWYYIVYGIFHACAMITNDAWLRFKKRHRKQIPSNRFTKYFAVFITFNVVCFSFLIFSGFLNTLWFS
- the dltA gene encoding D-alanine--poly(phosphoribitol) ligase subunit DltA, whose translation is MNSIIEKITDISIKSPDKICYRNGSVTKTYRELSKKSDCIANFLQDKFLPEKSPIIIYGGQQFEMLVMFLGAIKAGHPYIPVDDGSDSQRIIQINSVAKPSLILNWSEIQDFGVETPIMTKDELSMAMTSENNIYDAKKSIGPDDDFYIIFTSGTTGAPKGVQISTNNLLDFINWVDTKFDYSQETNLMLQAPFSFDLSVFDIYPGLTNGSTLTVLDKATTRNFGKLQEGILNADFDTWISTPSFFEMCLLFKDFKGDKMPHLKKFIFCGEELTHATAMKLLKRFPKAKLYNTYGPTESTVAMTSILIDQEILAKYDRLPIGYLKSNMSHIIYNFEKDDQGYLTGELLISGPDVTKGYLNNPAQNKKAFEQINGKTYYHTGDMVSEGPDGLLFYKGRTDFQIKMHGYRIELEEVDSMLGNLNQVKQSCTVPLYNNDKQVSKMIAHIVLEDKFKKTDSQKLNSDIKDELKTTTMDYMIPNVLKFVEQLPISKNGKIDRKALIGEINA